The following proteins are co-located in the Lentibacillus sp. JNUCC-1 genome:
- a CDS encoding substrate-binding domain-containing protein — protein MNPVLKQMVYILSGVLFLFSFSGMLVYGYKTFYIAAEQPETQDYAYHFVLIAEEKDNEYWRLVEKGAKEQAEENDVYLEYVAPQKADNDEMLVLLDRMISAKVDGIMIQGVNGQRFVDLVHKGIERGIPIITVDTDVKSSERKAYVGTDNYYAGQLMGQTLIKHTSEEQHVGIVTGRFDAISQQERIEGLKYALESVPRIHIADIKESNITAVGASQAAYDLIKQNPQITALAGTSALDGPGIVEGLNEIAPNRNVFITAFDILPRTLELIKQDHIDATIAQYPEEIGHKALNVMLKLQSNDLVENEIFTETRVIQKKDLQTDHSGGIQ, from the coding sequence ATGAACCCAGTCTTAAAGCAAATGGTATACATATTGAGCGGTGTGCTATTCCTGTTTAGTTTTTCGGGCATGCTCGTTTATGGCTATAAAACATTTTATATTGCCGCTGAGCAGCCGGAAACACAGGATTATGCGTATCACTTTGTGCTTATAGCAGAGGAAAAGGATAACGAATATTGGCGTCTGGTTGAAAAAGGGGCAAAAGAACAAGCCGAAGAAAATGATGTTTATTTGGAGTATGTGGCGCCTCAAAAAGCAGACAATGACGAGATGTTGGTGCTTTTGGATAGGATGATATCGGCAAAAGTGGATGGTATCATGATTCAGGGGGTCAACGGACAGCGCTTTGTCGATCTAGTCCATAAAGGCATTGAGCGCGGCATCCCCATCATTACGGTCGATACCGATGTGAAAAGCAGTGAACGCAAGGCATATGTCGGAACAGACAATTATTATGCCGGACAGTTGATGGGACAGACTCTGATCAAGCATACGTCAGAAGAGCAGCACGTTGGTATTGTAACAGGCCGATTTGATGCGATCAGTCAGCAAGAACGGATTGAGGGTCTGAAATATGCACTTGAATCTGTACCGAGGATCCACATTGCGGATATAAAGGAATCGAACATTACAGCGGTGGGAGCCAGTCAAGCTGCATATGATTTAATCAAACAGAATCCGCAAATTACGGCGCTCGCAGGAACGAGTGCATTGGACGGACCGGGGATTGTTGAAGGGTTAAATGAAATCGCTCCCAACCGGAATGTGTTCATTACGGCTTTTGACATTTTGCCAAGAACCCTTGAGTTAATCAAGCAGGATCACATTGATGCAACGATTGCTCAGTACCCAGAAGAAATTGGTCATAAGGCGCTAAACGTCATGCTGAAACTGCAGTCGAATGATTTGGTAGAGAATGAGATCTTTACAGAAACACGTGTGATCCAGAAAAAGGACCTACAGACCGATCACAGTGGTGGCATACAATGA
- a CDS encoding CpsD/CapB family tyrosine-protein kinase: MFRKNARSKQKSTARALITKLNPRSPVTEQYRTIRTNLQFSAVDEEFHTVMLTSAGPGEGKSMTAANLAVVYAQQDKKVLLVDADMRKPTVHYTFGLTNMTGLSNVLVGETILTDAINSTDVPNLEVMSCGPIPPNPSELLGSKRMRAFIQHARDQYDMIIFDTPPVLAVTDAQILANICDGSLLVVRSKVTDTDGAKKAIELLNAADTKILGTVLNDVEAKNSNYYYYYGS; encoded by the coding sequence ATGTTCCGCAAAAACGCTCGATCTAAACAAAAAAGCACAGCACGGGCACTGATCACGAAATTAAACCCGCGTTCTCCAGTAACCGAGCAATACCGAACAATCCGGACAAATTTACAATTCTCCGCGGTTGATGAAGAGTTTCATACAGTAATGCTGACATCTGCAGGACCAGGTGAAGGAAAGTCGATGACAGCTGCGAACTTGGCAGTCGTCTACGCTCAGCAGGATAAAAAAGTGCTGCTCGTTGACGCTGATATGCGTAAACCGACCGTGCATTATACATTTGGCTTAACGAACATGACCGGATTGAGCAATGTGCTCGTTGGTGAAACCATTTTAACTGATGCCATCAACAGTACCGATGTGCCTAATCTTGAGGTCATGTCTTGCGGACCGATCCCGCCTAACCCGTCAGAATTGCTCGGCTCGAAACGCATGCGCGCATTTATCCAGCATGCCCGCGATCAGTACGACATGATTATATTCGACACACCACCTGTTCTGGCCGTAACCGACGCCCAGATTCTTGCCAATATCTGTGATGGATCACTTCTTGTGGTCAGAAGTAAAGTTACAGATACAGACGGGGCAAAAAAAGCGATAGAACTTTTAAACGCTGCCGATACGAAAATTCTCGGCACGGTGCTGAACGATGTTGAGGCGAAGAACTCGAATTATTATTATTATTACGGATCATAA